A genomic segment from Neodiprion lecontei isolate iyNeoLeco1 chromosome 1, iyNeoLeco1.1, whole genome shotgun sequence encodes:
- the LOC124293491 gene encoding uncharacterized protein LOC124293491 isoform X1, whose translation MMMNCYNLVTSRISTFCVVQRRDSERPNSSTCCPEMRMPLYRLTKERSRPASAPATEFDILEPRASQSGLRYRCCAPADVHGFLQLQKYIVWRYKLESLNGIESSNQVCVNMRP comes from the exons ATGATGATGAACTGCTACAACTTGGTTACCTCACG GATTTCCACGTTCTGTGTGGTGCAGAGACGAGATTCTGAGAGACCAAACTCTTCGACATGCTGTCCTGAGATGCGAATGCCTCTGTACCGACTAACCAAAGAACGCAGCCGCCCAGCTTCGGCTCCAGCAACTGAGTTCGACATTCTTGAACCACGTGCTTCGCAAAGCGGGTTACGATACCGGTGCTGCGCTCCAGCAG atgTCCATGGATTTCTCCAACTGCAAAAGTACATCGTCTGGAGATACAAATTGGAAAGTCTAAATGGAATTGAGTCTTCGAATCAAGTTTGTGTAAATATGAGGCCTTAG
- the LOC124293491 gene encoding uncharacterized protein LOC124293491 isoform X2 — protein MNISTVWRGSYLISTFCVVQRRDSERPNSSTCCPEMRMPLYRLTKERSRPASAPATEFDILEPRASQSGLRYRCCAPADVHGFLQLQKYIVWRYKLESLNGIESSNQVCVNMRP, from the exons atgaatatttcaacCGTGTGGCGTGGTTCTTATTT GATTTCCACGTTCTGTGTGGTGCAGAGACGAGATTCTGAGAGACCAAACTCTTCGACATGCTGTCCTGAGATGCGAATGCCTCTGTACCGACTAACCAAAGAACGCAGCCGCCCAGCTTCGGCTCCAGCAACTGAGTTCGACATTCTTGAACCACGTGCTTCGCAAAGCGGGTTACGATACCGGTGCTGCGCTCCAGCAG atgTCCATGGATTTCTCCAACTGCAAAAGTACATCGTCTGGAGATACAAATTGGAAAGTCTAAATGGAATTGAGTCTTCGAATCAAGTTTGTGTAAATATGAGGCCTTAG